Proteins from one Desulfonema limicola genomic window:
- a CDS encoding rod shape-determining protein: MSNIFYAGIDLGTSRTSIAISTGKRLSTITCVGYPKDIISQKRLNKPYLLGDDALKNRLALNIIWPLAQGVICEDDKANEATGLILKQIIAGAIPDKKPDDEIYAAIGVPAQASINNKRAIIDITAEFIDKLLIVSEPFAVAYSIDRFDEALIVDIGGGTTDLCRMHGAIPEDDDQMTLKYAGNFLDEQITRAILEKYPNVQLTPQIVRRIKEKYGYVADVSDPVKVTLTEKGIPLEYDITDILRESCLKLTSPICTAIQKLVGSFDPDFQETIRNNIIIAGGGSRLKGIDRAVEKSLEAYGGGNASTVQDAEYCGAIGALKMCMEMPEEYWEKI; this comes from the coding sequence ATGTCAAATATTTTCTATGCTGGAATTGATTTAGGCACAAGCCGGACATCCATAGCAATTTCAACAGGAAAACGACTTTCTACAATCACCTGTGTTGGATATCCAAAGGATATTATTTCACAAAAAAGACTTAACAAGCCTTATCTTCTTGGGGATGATGCTTTAAAAAACCGGCTGGCTTTAAATATTATCTGGCCCCTGGCACAAGGGGTAATCTGTGAAGATGATAAGGCAAATGAAGCTACCGGCCTGATTTTGAAACAAATCATTGCAGGGGCTATTCCTGATAAAAAACCTGATGATGAAATCTATGCAGCCATAGGAGTACCTGCCCAGGCAAGTATAAACAATAAAAGGGCTATAATTGATATTACAGCGGAATTTATAGACAAGCTCCTTATTGTCAGTGAGCCTTTTGCTGTTGCCTATTCCATTGACCGGTTTGATGAAGCACTTATTGTAGATATTGGCGGCGGCACCACGGATTTATGCAGAATGCACGGGGCCATACCTGAAGATGACGACCAGATGACCCTCAAGTATGCAGGTAATTTCTTAGATGAGCAGATTACCCGTGCAATCCTTGAAAAATATCCCAATGTCCAGTTGACACCCCAGATAGTCAGGAGAATCAAGGAAAAATACGGATATGTTGCCGATGTTTCAGACCCTGTTAAAGTAACACTCACAGAAAAGGGGATTCCTTTGGAATATGATATTACAGATATTTTAAGGGAATCCTGCCTGAAACTTACCAGTCCAATCTGCACAGCCATACAAAAACTTGTAGGCAGTTTTGACCCTGATTTTCAGGAAACCATAAGAAACAATATAATAATAGCAGGAGGAGGCTCACGACTGAAAGGCATTGACAGGGCTGTTGAAAAAAGCCTTGAAGCATACGGCGGGGGAAACGCTTCTACTGTCCAGGATGCTGAATACTGCGGGGCTATCGGAGCCTTAAAAATGTGTATGGAAATGCCCGAGGAATATTGGGAAAAGATATGA
- a CDS encoding aminotransferase class I/II-fold pyridoxal phosphate-dependent enzyme, translating into MNEIKFAQRMYQLPPYLFGTINKMRMEKRLKGDDVIDLGMGNPVDPTPEVIVEKLREVTHDPKSHRYPIASGLKNLKREIAKTYEKDYQVKLDSESEVICTIGSKEGISHLCLAIIGPGDTVLVPAPAFPIHIYAVTIAGGNVIRIPLGTDFSSNEDVFLKKIADMCESLYPRPKVLILNFPHNPTAALAGRDFFKEIVIIAKKYNLIVVNDFAYSKITFDGYTAPSFMEIPGAVDVGVEFGSFSKSYNMAGWRLGYCVGNKKLIEGLAKIKGYYDYGVFSPIQIAGIVALRDCDDDILKQAAIYQQRRDVLCTGLEKMGWSVEKPKAGMFAWVKIPEKYNQSGKDLPDSMDFSIKMMEKANVAMSPGIGFGEEGEGWLRLALVENEHRIRQALKQMRRALPD; encoded by the coding sequence ATGAATGAAATAAAGTTTGCTCAAAGAATGTACCAGCTTCCGCCCTATCTTTTTGGTACAATTAACAAAATGAGAATGGAGAAGCGGTTAAAAGGTGATGATGTAATTGATCTGGGCATGGGAAATCCAGTTGATCCTACTCCTGAAGTTATTGTTGAAAAACTGCGTGAAGTAACCCATGATCCCAAAAGCCACAGATATCCTATTGCATCAGGATTAAAAAATCTCAAACGCGAGATTGCAAAAACATATGAAAAAGATTACCAGGTAAAGTTAGACAGTGAATCTGAGGTTATATGCACCATTGGGTCAAAAGAAGGCATATCGCATCTCTGCCTGGCAATAATAGGGCCTGGAGATACGGTTCTTGTTCCTGCCCCGGCATTTCCAATCCATATTTATGCTGTTACCATTGCTGGAGGAAATGTTATCAGGATTCCCCTTGGAACAGATTTCAGCAGCAATGAAGATGTTTTTCTTAAAAAAATTGCAGATATGTGTGAATCCCTTTATCCAAGACCAAAAGTACTGATACTTAATTTTCCTCACAATCCCACTGCAGCCCTGGCAGGCAGGGATTTTTTTAAAGAAATCGTTATAATTGCAAAAAAATACAATCTGATTGTTGTAAATGACTTTGCCTATTCAAAGATTACCTTTGACGGATATACTGCCCCAAGTTTTATGGAAATTCCAGGAGCTGTGGATGTAGGCGTAGAATTTGGCTCTTTTTCAAAATCATATAACATGGCTGGCTGGAGGCTGGGTTATTGTGTTGGCAACAAAAAACTTATTGAAGGTCTTGCAAAAATCAAAGGTTATTATGATTATGGAGTTTTTTCTCCTATCCAGATTGCAGGAATAGTAGCTTTAAGAGATTGTGATGATGATATTTTAAAACAGGCTGCAATATATCAGCAGAGAAGAGATGTGCTTTGTACAGGTCTGGAAAAAATGGGCTGGTCAGTGGAAAAACCAAAAGCAGGCATGTTTGCATGGGTTAAAATTCCTGAAAAATATAATCAATCAGGAAAAGATTTGCCGGATTCAATGGATTTTTCAATAAAAATGATGGAAAAAGCAAATGTAGCCATGTCTCCTGGCATAGGATTTGGTGAAGAAGGAGAGGGCTGGCTCAGGCTTGCACTTGTGGAAAACGAACACAGAATCCGCCAGGCATTAAAACAAATGCGCAGGGCACTTCCTGATTAA
- a CDS encoding EFR1 family ferrodoxin (N-terminal region resembles flavodoxins. C-terminal ferrodoxin region binds two 4Fe-4S clusters.): MALKPVIIYCSPAGTTRHVADVFEDSLKRSGFDVFVLDLGTRQNHDPVLSKIKEADQDLCLFIGSPVYVSHALPPVMNFISNLPELNGASAVPFVTWGGASSGIALYEMGKALKEKGFDLAGAAKVIAVHCMMWRSDNPLGQGRPNSEDDNMIQNLVSQICEKTDLKQGIDLSVLAYQTKAAHAEMEKVSLEKAKGHMPKREIDENLCTQCNICSDVCPADAISFSPYPEFGSQCISCFNCVKQCPEQAIIADLSQLEGRIRQRSEQFKEQPLSCIYI, encoded by the coding sequence ATGGCTTTAAAACCAGTAATTATTTATTGTTCTCCAGCAGGCACCACCCGTCATGTGGCAGATGTTTTTGAGGATTCCCTGAAACGCTCAGGATTTGATGTGTTTGTTCTGGATCTGGGAACAAGGCAGAATCACGACCCTGTTCTTTCAAAAATAAAAGAAGCAGACCAGGATTTGTGCCTTTTTATCGGATCGCCTGTATATGTCAGTCATGCACTTCCGCCTGTAATGAATTTTATATCTAACCTGCCTGAACTTAATGGAGCATCAGCAGTTCCTTTTGTTACCTGGGGAGGGGCTTCCAGCGGTATTGCACTTTATGAAATGGGAAAAGCTTTAAAGGAAAAAGGCTTTGATCTGGCTGGAGCAGCAAAGGTCATTGCAGTTCACTGCATGATGTGGCGCTCTGATAATCCTCTTGGGCAGGGAAGGCCCAATTCAGAAGATGATAATATGATACAAAATCTGGTTTCTCAAATATGTGAAAAAACAGACTTAAAACAAGGGATTGATCTGTCGGTTCTGGCTTATCAAACAAAGGCTGCACATGCAGAAATGGAAAAAGTCAGCCTTGAAAAAGCCAAAGGTCATATGCCAAAACGTGAAATTGATGAAAATCTATGCACCCAATGCAATATATGCTCAGATGTATGCCCTGCTGATGCTATAAGTTTTTCTCCTTATCCTGAATTTGGCTCCCAGTGCATTTCCTGTTTTAATTGTGTTAAACAATGCCCTGAACAGGCTATAATTGCTGATCTTTCTCAACTTGAAGGCCGTATCAGACAAAGATCAGAGCAATTTAAAGAACAGCCTTTAAGCTGTATTTATATTTAG
- a CDS encoding flavin reductase family protein, whose product MKKSFGAKTMIYPAPVWCIGTYDNEEKPNIMTIAWGGICCSNPPCVTISIRKSRYTYKNIMENNAYTVNVPSEKYVKEADYFGIVSGSDVNKLEKTGLTPVKSELVHAPYVREFPMNLECKVVHFYDLGAHTHFVGEIMDVKVDDNLLDADGKPDIEMIRPLIYSPEANVYSGVGTIIGKAFSVGKMF is encoded by the coding sequence ATGAAAAAATCATTTGGAGCAAAAACCATGATCTATCCTGCACCTGTCTGGTGTATTGGAACTTATGACAATGAGGAAAAACCCAATATCATGACCATAGCATGGGGCGGCATATGCTGCTCAAATCCTCCATGTGTAACAATTTCCATTCGTAAATCAAGATATACCTATAAAAATATTATGGAAAATAATGCTTATACTGTTAATGTACCTTCTGAAAAATATGTAAAAGAAGCTGATTACTTTGGCATTGTCTCTGGCAGTGATGTTAATAAACTTGAAAAAACAGGTTTAACCCCTGTTAAAAGCGAACTCGTCCATGCTCCTTATGTCAGGGAATTTCCCATGAATCTTGAATGCAAGGTTGTTCATTTTTATGACCTTGGGGCACATACTCATTTTGTCGGGGAAATAATGGATGTAAAGGTGGATGATAATCTTCTTGATGCTGACGGAAAACCTGATATTGAAATGATAAGACCTCTTATTTACAGCCCTGAAGCAAATGTTTACAGCGGTGTGGGAACAATTATCGGCAAAGCTTTTAGTGTTGGCAAGATGTTTTAA
- a CDS encoding MBL fold metallo-hydrolase, producing the protein MKITALGVNSAFATGTFCHAVSADQVKEILLHFQQDPDFESLPEDYITEEIKRFSKRMYVPKWQSNFLIEFETVGKRGKTPYRLLLDAGADIRHSLKNVGLTSADIDGVYISHPHNDHIGGIEYLSLTMLFNPFYSPSKTEWLGGQFIVDKLFLEQEWWPRPPSNSRPDLYIHRKVLEPLKRAVGPGLDTMQGVPDVDIETYFDIHLIGKQDTGETLTHKFHDSTGFWKMKPLFAMHVISSSEEMASYGISLEHSSGYNVLMPTDTQHMMPPQLEAHYKRAHRIYMDCETSDFPSGVHPHINDLMHRMSPDIQKKCLLYHYDKYPEVPENMFCGILKAGDSHIYP; encoded by the coding sequence ATGAAAATCACTGCACTTGGTGTTAATTCTGCATTTGCTACTGGAACCTTTTGTCATGCTGTTTCAGCAGATCAGGTTAAGGAAATACTTCTTCATTTTCAGCAGGATCCTGATTTTGAATCCCTGCCTGAAGATTATATTACAGAAGAGATTAAAAGATTCAGCAAAAGGATGTATGTTCCCAAATGGCAGTCCAATTTTCTGATTGAATTTGAAACAGTTGGCAAAAGAGGAAAAACTCCTTATCGTCTTCTTCTGGATGCAGGGGCAGATATCAGGCATTCCCTTAAAAATGTCGGATTGACATCTGCTGATATTGACGGGGTTTATATTTCCCATCCTCATAATGATCATATTGGAGGTATTGAGTATCTCAGCCTTACAATGCTGTTTAACCCTTTTTACTCTCCTTCAAAAACAGAATGGCTTGGAGGCCAGTTTATTGTAGATAAATTATTTCTTGAACAAGAGTGGTGGCCCAGGCCGCCTTCAAACTCAAGGCCTGACTTATATATTCACAGAAAGGTTTTAGAGCCTCTCAAGCGTGCCGTAGGCCCGGGCCTGGACACTATGCAGGGTGTTCCTGATGTGGATATTGAAACCTATTTTGATATTCATCTGATAGGAAAACAGGATACAGGAGAAACCCTGACCCATAAATTCCACGACAGTACAGGATTTTGGAAGATGAAACCCTTATTTGCCATGCATGTAATTTCAAGTTCTGAAGAAATGGCAAGTTATGGAATCAGCCTGGAACATTCCAGTGGATACAATGTTTTAATGCCTACAGATACACAGCACATGATGCCGCCCCAGCTTGAGGCTCATTACAAAAGAGCCCACAGGATTTACATGGATTGCGAAACCTCTGATTTTCCATCAGGGGTTCATCCCCATATCAATGATCTAATGCACCGCATGTCTCCTGATATACAGAAAAAATGTCTTTTGTATCACTATGATAAATATCCCGAGGTTCCTGAAAATATGTTCTGCGGAATCTTAAAAGCTGGAGATTCTCACATTTACCCATAA
- a CDS encoding potassium transporter produces the protein MEKIWIIGIGRFGLIAVDRLSKKYKNAHFVLADSENKKFELIQYSNCSLEQTDGVKFLFEHLKQDNAPDWIIPALPVHLAAQWCLCSIGSDYIGRIDIPHEIDSSLPNPMRGPGGDIYVTHASFLCPDNCSEPEDICTVTKQKRKQNMFELLEKIELHRFYSLVIQSHQLAPGVGGFKPAQLFDLKNKIEQIQGKMLISTACRCHGVITGVEKK, from the coding sequence ATGGAAAAAATATGGATTATCGGTATTGGCCGTTTTGGGTTGATTGCTGTTGACCGGCTGTCAAAGAAATATAAAAATGCTCATTTTGTTCTGGCAGATTCGGAAAATAAGAAATTTGAATTAATTCAGTATTCAAACTGCAGTCTTGAACAAACAGACGGGGTTAAGTTCTTATTTGAGCATTTAAAACAAGATAATGCTCCAGATTGGATTATTCCTGCACTTCCGGTTCATCTTGCAGCACAATGGTGTCTTTGCAGCATTGGCTCAGATTACATCGGCCGCATTGATATTCCTCATGAAATTGATTCCAGCCTTCCAAATCCCATGCGGGGGCCTGGAGGTGATATTTATGTAACCCATGCTTCATTTTTATGCCCTGATAATTGCAGTGAGCCTGAAGATATTTGTACTGTTACAAAACAGAAAAGAAAGCAGAACATGTTTGAGCTGTTAGAAAAAATAGAATTGCACAGGTTTTATTCTCTGGTAATACAGAGTCATCAGCTTGCTCCTGGAGTTGGAGGATTTAAACCTGCCCAATTGTTTGACTTGAAAAACAAAATAGAGCAGATTCAGGGAAAAATGCTTATAAGTACTGCATGCAGGTGTCATGGTGTTATTACGGGAGTTGAGAAAAAATAG
- the manA gene encoding mannose-6-phosphate isomerase, class I: MEKISLLKNIIQEYEWGSLTAIPELIGIKPSGIPCAELWMGAHPKASSRVFIENEWISLYELIKEAPGEILGKNIAERFNNSFPYLFKVLAAAHPLSIQAHPAKEQAVKGFERENRLKIPFNAFDRNYKDENHKPECICALTPFWALNGFRPVSEILFLTEKINSPGLGRITGILRDQSDDKGLKQFLILL, from the coding sequence ATGGAAAAAATAAGTTTGTTAAAAAATATAATACAAGAATATGAATGGGGTTCCCTGACTGCTATTCCTGAATTAATCGGCATAAAACCATCTGGTATTCCTTGTGCGGAGCTGTGGATGGGCGCTCATCCTAAAGCTTCTTCCAGGGTTTTTATAGAAAATGAATGGATTTCGCTCTATGAATTGATAAAGGAAGCACCCGGGGAAATTCTTGGGAAAAATATTGCAGAAAGATTTAATAATAGTTTTCCGTATCTGTTTAAAGTTCTGGCAGCAGCCCATCCTCTTTCCATCCAGGCTCATCCTGCAAAAGAACAGGCTGTAAAAGGATTTGAAAGGGAAAACAGGTTAAAAATTCCTTTTAATGCTTTTGATAGAAATTATAAAGATGAAAATCATAAACCTGAATGTATTTGTGCTTTAACTCCTTTCTGGGCATTAAACGGGTTTAGGCCTGTTTCTGAAATTTTGTTTTTGACTGAAAAAATAAATTCTCCGGGACTGGGCAGGATAACCGGCATTTTAAGAGATCAGTCTGATGACAAAGGTTTAAAACAATTTTTAATTCTATTATGA
- a CDS encoding FadR/GntR family transcriptional regulator encodes MKIQLKPIKPKRISDQVFDQLREIIFRGELKPGEKIMPERELSEVLGVSRTSVRDAISKLVVMGFLEQKQGQGTFVKTTENSENNPLAAAMETEDATLIDLLEVRMGMECNAAALAAQRADKKDIQFLESSLEEMKKEINEGGLGTEADVSFHMALSYATKNPLQIYLMKNFFDFLFAGINENLNHLYKEPQNIPEIIKQHTEIITAIKNKDPEKAYKSMKKHITFVMDFFKNIKGAVNIN; translated from the coding sequence ATGAAAATTCAGTTAAAACCAATTAAGCCAAAACGTATTTCAGATCAGGTTTTTGATCAATTGAGAGAGATTATTTTCAGGGGAGAGCTTAAACCAGGGGAAAAGATCATGCCTGAGCGGGAATTATCAGAAGTTTTGGGAGTAAGCCGTACATCTGTGAGGGATGCCATAAGCAAACTTGTGGTCATGGGTTTTCTTGAACAGAAGCAGGGACAGGGAACCTTTGTTAAAACTACTGAAAATTCTGAAAATAATCCCCTGGCGGCAGCAATGGAAACAGAGGATGCCACACTTATAGACCTGCTGGAAGTCAGGATGGGAATGGAGTGCAATGCAGCAGCCCTTGCTGCCCAGAGGGCAGATAAAAAGGATATCCAGTTTTTGGAATCAAGTCTTGAAGAAATGAAAAAAGAGATTAATGAAGGGGGACTGGGAACTGAAGCTGATGTTTCGTTTCACATGGCTTTGTCCTATGCTACAAAAAACCCCTTGCAGATTTACCTGATGAAGAATTTTTTTGACTTTCTTTTTGCAGGCATAAATGAAAATTTAAACCATCTTTATAAAGAACCGCAGAATATCCCTGAAATTATAAAGCAGCACACGGAAATCATTACGGCAATAAAAAATAAGGATCCTGAAAAAGCATATAAAAGCATGAAAAAACACATTACTTTTGTAATGGATTTTTTTAAAAATATTAAAGGAGCAGTTAATATAAATTAA
- a CDS encoding (Fe-S)-binding protein has protein sequence MSDIKELTKLIKSLEDQLVVCMRCGMCQSVCPLFEQTGREADVARGKLALLDGLMQEMFEDPEGVYARLNKCLLCGSCAANCPSGVSVLEIFMKARVILTGFMGLSPAKKLILRGMLARPDLFDTLAEWGARFQNIFTRPVNNVVGTSCARVVSPLIKDRHFKNLAEKPFHKIQPSLDTQPGKSGIRAGFYVGCLLDKIFPHIAQAVVDVLNYHQVGIYMPEKQACCGIPAVSSGDMQTFNKLLFHNLECFSPDKFDYLVTACATCTSTIKEVWPMMADREHKNLIKKISDKTMDINDFLVSVIKVNPENQAPEKNRIPITYHDPCHLKKSLKVAAQPRALIKANSRYELKEMLDSDWCCGMGGSFNLQYYDISSKIGNRKRDNIVSTGCKTVATGCPACMLQISDMLSKNRDQIAVRHPIEIYLESLKL, from the coding sequence ATGTCTGATATAAAAGAACTTACAAAATTGATAAAGTCTTTGGAAGATCAGCTTGTGGTCTGCATGAGATGCGGTATGTGTCAGTCAGTTTGTCCCTTGTTTGAACAGACAGGACGCGAAGCAGATGTGGCAAGGGGAAAGCTTGCTCTTTTAGATGGATTAATGCAGGAGATGTTTGAAGACCCTGAAGGTGTTTATGCCCGTCTTAATAAATGTCTTTTGTGCGGTTCCTGTGCTGCCAACTGTCCCAGCGGTGTCAGTGTCCTTGAAATATTTATGAAAGCAAGGGTTATACTTACAGGTTTTATGGGGCTTTCCCCTGCAAAAAAACTGATTTTGCGGGGAATGCTTGCCCGTCCTGACTTGTTTGATACATTAGCTGAATGGGGAGCAAGGTTTCAGAATATATTTACCAGGCCTGTTAATAATGTTGTCGGTACATCATGTGCAAGGGTTGTTTCTCCTTTAATTAAAGATCGTCATTTTAAAAATCTTGCTGAAAAGCCTTTTCATAAAATCCAGCCTTCTCTTGATACCCAGCCTGGAAAATCAGGCATAAGGGCTGGATTTTATGTTGGATGCCTTTTGGATAAGATATTTCCCCATATTGCCCAGGCTGTTGTAGATGTATTAAATTATCACCAGGTTGGTATTTACATGCCCGAAAAGCAGGCATGCTGCGGTATTCCTGCTGTTTCTTCAGGAGACATGCAGACCTTTAACAAACTATTATTCCACAATCTTGAGTGTTTTTCCCCTGATAAATTTGATTATCTGGTAACAGCATGTGCCACATGTACATCAACAATCAAGGAGGTATGGCCTATGATGGCAGACAGGGAGCATAAAAATCTGATAAAAAAAATATCTGATAAAACAATGGATATTAATGATTTTCTTGTAAGTGTCATAAAAGTAAATCCTGAAAACCAGGCTCCTGAGAAAAACAGGATTCCCATAACATATCATGATCCATGCCATCTTAAAAAATCCCTGAAAGTGGCTGCCCAGCCAAGAGCCTTGATTAAGGCAAATTCCCGCTATGAGCTTAAAGAAATGTTGGATTCTGACTGGTGTTGTGGTATGGGAGGAAGTTTTAATTTACAATATTATGATATATCTTCAAAAATTGGAAACAGAAAGCGCGACAATATTGTTTCCACAGGATGCAAAACAGTGGCAACCGGATGCCCTGCATGTATGCTTCAAATATCAGATATGCTTTCAAAAAACAGGGATCAGATTGCTGTCAGGCATCCAATAGAAATTTATCTGGAGTCACTAAAACTATGA
- a CDS encoding FAD-binding oxidoreductase: protein MINQALIKEFQNITGKDNVLTQKADLLTYSYDAAVVEPVLPGLVVRPVNSESLGRVVKLCCENNLPLTVRGAGTNLSGGTVPIVQGVVVLTNGLNKIIEINEQDMYAVVQPGVVTAKFAAAVEAKGLFYPPDPGSQAVSTLGGNVAENAGGLRGLKYGVTSDYVMGIQFFDTQGEIVKSGSKTVKCATGYNLTGLMIGSEGTLGVFDEIILKLIPFPAHRKAMMAVFDEMSKASETVAAIIASRIIPATLEFMDNFTIRAVEDYSRAGLPTDAAALLLIEVDGHPVQVEEDAQKVEQICNKMGARSVRVAKDDAERDKVWAARRSALSALAKLKPTLVLEDATVPRSRIPEMVQAMQDIAKQYNLSIGTFGHAGDGNLHPTILTDKRNKEEWERVEAAIDAIFDKALAMGGTLSGEHGTGIAKSRFLEKETSRATIVYSKQIKKALDPRNILNPGKIIGG, encoded by the coding sequence ATGATAAACCAGGCATTAATAAAAGAATTTCAAAATATAACCGGCAAAGACAATGTTTTAACTCAAAAAGCTGATCTTTTAACATATTCATATGATGCAGCGGTTGTTGAACCTGTGCTTCCCGGGCTTGTTGTCCGTCCTGTAAATTCGGAATCTTTAGGCAGGGTTGTTAAGCTGTGCTGTGAAAACAATCTGCCCCTGACTGTACGGGGAGCAGGAACAAATTTAAGCGGGGGCACTGTTCCCATTGTTCAAGGTGTTGTTGTCCTGACCAATGGCTTGAATAAGATAATAGAGATTAATGAACAGGATATGTATGCAGTGGTTCAGCCCGGTGTGGTAACAGCAAAGTTTGCAGCAGCAGTTGAGGCAAAGGGCCTGTTTTATCCTCCTGATCCAGGGAGCCAGGCAGTGTCAACCCTGGGTGGAAATGTGGCGGAAAATGCAGGGGGTCTCAGGGGACTTAAATATGGTGTAACATCTGACTATGTTATGGGCATTCAATTTTTTGACACCCAGGGAGAAATTGTTAAATCAGGGTCAAAAACAGTTAAATGTGCTACTGGATATAATCTTACAGGGCTTATGATTGGTTCTGAAGGTACTTTAGGTGTTTTTGACGAAATTATCCTTAAACTTATCCCTTTTCCAGCACATAGAAAAGCCATGATGGCTGTTTTTGACGAAATGAGCAAAGCTTCGGAAACAGTAGCTGCTATTATTGCCAGCCGCATTATCCCGGCCACCCTTGAGTTTATGGATAATTTTACCATCAGGGCGGTTGAAGATTACAGCAGAGCCGGTCTGCCCACAGATGCGGCAGCCCTGCTTCTGATTGAAGTTGACGGGCATCCTGTACAGGTTGAAGAAGATGCGCAAAAAGTAGAGCAGATATGCAATAAGATGGGGGCAAGATCAGTCAGGGTGGCAAAAGATGATGCAGAAAGGGACAAGGTATGGGCAGCCCGCAGAAGCGCACTTTCTGCCCTGGCAAAACTCAAACCCACCCTTGTCCTGGAAGACGCAACCGTTCCCCGCAGCAGAATACCGGAAATGGTTCAGGCCATGCAGGATATTGCCAAACAATACAATCTTTCCATAGGAACCTTTGGTCATGCAGGAGACGGGAATCTTCATCCCACAATTCTTACAGACAAGAGAAATAAAGAAGAATGGGAAAGGGTTGAAGCAGCTATAGATGCAATTTTTGACAAGGCCCTTGCTATGGGCGGGACACTTTCAGGAGAACATGGAACAGGTATTGCCAAGTCCCGTTTCCTGGAAAAAGAGACAAGCAGGGCTACTATTGTTTATTCAAAACAGATCAAAAAAGCCCTTGATCCCAGAAATATCCTTAATCCCGGGAAGATAATAGGAGGCTGA
- a CDS encoding TRAP transporter substrate-binding protein, with product MKKTLTLCLSILLTLTVALNFSFAAEKRTKFGSDKRHETAKRVTFKPSNEKIRWKMVMPWSKGLLFYDIAVHFADSVRLASAGRLDIKPFSDGELVPAMQSFDAVSKGSAQVGHDWPGYWKGKNEAFVAFASVPFGLDAEGYNIWLYEKGGLEMMQELYGKFNLFALPGGQCGQEMGLFSNKRATKMEDFKGMRVRTPGWYMDILNNLGASVSPLPGGEVYLALERGVIDAAEFSSPAINYPMGFDEITKYAIQPGVHQPGIQCGLFFNKDAYNKLPEDLKWIIDICAKETQLWSYNWINNLNADAIKKFKEKIEIVKMDKETLIEFRKTTKEYIDSVKAKYPDVKKVMDSQEAFIETYAEWRDARSGSTPWPYETYMSGRITE from the coding sequence ATGAAGAAAACCTTAACCCTTTGCCTGAGCATCCTGCTCACTTTAACTGTTGCACTTAATTTTTCCTTTGCAGCAGAAAAACGGACCAAATTCGGTTCTGATAAACGCCATGAAACTGCCAAACGAGTTACCTTTAAACCTTCTAATGAAAAGATAAGATGGAAAATGGTCATGCCCTGGTCCAAGGGTCTTCTGTTTTATGACATTGCAGTTCATTTTGCAGACAGTGTAAGACTGGCATCAGCAGGCCGCCTTGATATTAAACCTTTTTCTGACGGAGAACTTGTTCCTGCAATGCAGTCCTTTGACGCTGTAAGTAAAGGCTCTGCCCAGGTAGGCCATGACTGGCCCGGTTACTGGAAAGGCAAAAATGAAGCATTTGTTGCTTTTGCATCTGTTCCTTTTGGCCTGGATGCCGAAGGTTATAATATATGGCTGTATGAAAAAGGCGGCCTGGAAATGATGCAGGAACTTTATGGCAAATTCAATCTTTTTGCACTTCCAGGGGGACAATGCGGTCAGGAAATGGGTCTTTTTTCCAATAAAAGAGCCACTAAAATGGAAGATTTCAAAGGTATGCGGGTTCGTACCCCAGGCTGGTACATGGATATTTTAAACAACCTGGGTGCTTCAGTAAGCCCCCTGCCAGGAGGCGAGGTTTATCTTGCTCTTGAAAGAGGTGTTATTGATGCTGCCGAATTTTCATCACCTGCTATCAACTATCCAATGGGTTTTGACGAAATCACAAAATACGCAATTCAGCCAGGTGTTCATCAGCCTGGTATTCAATGCGGGCTTTTCTTTAATAAAGATGCCTATAATAAACTTCCCGAAGACCTTAAATGGATAATTGACATCTGTGCCAAAGAAACCCAGCTTTGGAGCTATAACTGGATTAATAACCTGAATGCTGATGCAATTAAAAAATTCAAAGAAAAAATTGAAATAGTTAAAATGGACAAAGAAACACTTATTGAATTCCGTAAAACCACCAAAGAATACATTGATTCAGTTAAAGCAAAATATCCTGATGTTAAAAAGGTTATGGATTCTCAGGAAGCTTTTATAGAAACTTATGCTGAATGGAGAGATGCAAGAAGCGGATCAACTCCCTGGCCCTATGAAACCTATATGAGCGGAAGAATCACCGAATAA